The following proteins are co-located in the Hevea brasiliensis isolate MT/VB/25A 57/8 chromosome 11, ASM3005281v1, whole genome shotgun sequence genome:
- the LOC131170708 gene encoding glucose-6-phosphate/phosphate translocator 2, chloroplastic-like, producing MNTMISSLKHSHSTFTSSDFLPRKRSAVKLQFSPLHIIPNSQKGHNFVPSLTSEKPLHISSVENFSLSAKPEQKKPVTVCNAYEAERSRPLDMNIELPDKQAAQKIKIGIYFATWWALNVVFNIYNKKVLNAFPYPWLTSTLSLACGSLMMLISWATRVADAPKTDFEFWKTLFPVAVAHTIGHVAATVSMSKVAVSFTHIIKSGEPAFSVLVSRFLLGETFPVPVYLSLAPIIGGCALAAVTELNFNMTGFMGAMISNLAFVFRNIFSKKGMKGNSVSGMNYYACLSMLSLLILTPFAIAMEGPQMWAAGWQNALAQIGPNFVWWVAAQSIFYQLYNQVSYMSLDQISPLTFSIGNTMKRISVIVSSIIIFHTPVQPFNALGAAIAILGTFLYSQAKQ from the exons ATGAACACTATGATCTCTTCACTAAAGCACTCGCACTCCACTTTCACTTCTTCTGATTTCCTACCAAGAAAGCGTTCAGCTGTTAAACTTCAGTTCTCTCCACTACACATTATTCCGAATtcgcaaaaaggccataactttgTCCCTTCATTGACTTCTGAGAAGCCACTTCACATTTCTTCGGTTGAGAACTTTTCTCTTTCTGCAAAACCGGAACAAAAGAAGCCAGTGACGGTTTGCAATGCTTATGAAGCTGAACGGTCGCGGCCATTGGACATGAACATAGAACTTCCGGATAAGCAGGCAGCACAGAAGATCAAGATTGGGATATACTTTGCCACTTGGTGGGCTTTGAATGTGGTGTTCAATATTTATAACAAGAAGGTCTTGAATGCTTTCCCTTATCCTTGGCTCACTTCTACGCTCTCGCTTGCTTGTGGGTCTCTCATGATGCTGATTTCTTGGGCCACGAGGGTCGCTGATGCCCCGAAAACTGATTTCGAGTTTTGGAAGACTCTGTTTCCT GTTGCGGTAGCTCATACAATTGGGCATGTGGCTGCAACTGTGAGCATGTCTAAAGTTGCAGTGTCATTCACTCATATCATCAAGAGCGGCGAGCCTGCTTTCAGTGTTCTGGTGTCAAGGTTTCTATTGGGTGAGACATTCCCTGTGCCAGTTTATCTATCACTTGCGCCAATTATTGGAGGTTGCGCTCTAGCAGCTGTTACTGAGCTCAATTTCAACATGACTG GGTTTATGGGGGCTATGATCTCGAATTTGGCATTTGTGTTTCGAAACATATTCTCGAAGAAGGGGATGAAGGGCAACTCTGTTAGTGGGATGAACTACTATGCTTGTTTATCTATGTTGTCTCTGTTGATCCTTACGCCTTTTGCAATAGCTATGGAGGGCCCTCAGATGTGGGCTGCTGGCTGGCAAAATGCTCTTGCTCAAATTGGACCCAATTTTGTTTG GTGGGTGGCGGCGCAGAGTATTTTCTATCAGCTATATAATCAAGTTTCATACATGTCTCTTGATCAAATCTCTCCGTTGACATTTAGCATTGGAAACACAATGAAGCGGATATCCGTCATAGTCTCCTCCATCATCATCTTCCACACCCCTGTCCAACCTTTCAATGCCCTTGGAGCTGCCATAGCGATCCTTGGCACATTCCTGTATTCGCAG